One segment of Streptomyces sp. NBC_01463 DNA contains the following:
- a CDS encoding WYL domain-containing protein yields MTPDRFFSLVLLLASRDAVTTQELASALGVSLRTITRDLNWLRDAGLPVTAQRGRLGGVTMLPGSGLDVTRLTPGERDHLSLAGLDEKQRAELDASVESRRALSKIAAAQPRRVDERLPLTDVVHVDSRPWLQARTSGTTPASLIGAVRRGRRLRIEYDSTRESSPRDLVVDPYGLFAKAGIWYLVADCARVPRMYRLERITTWKEVDQPRRIRENQTLATVAAALVDQWEHNHAIEVSATIDQTQIERARRILGQRLVQDDHEEPTTGHRVRIRFQHLEDVRALLPFGSTITVHGPAEARARLGDLATDLAHHYAPSPTS; encoded by the coding sequence GTGACCCCAGACCGCTTCTTCTCCCTGGTGCTGCTCCTGGCATCGAGGGATGCCGTGACCACACAGGAACTTGCCTCGGCTCTCGGAGTGTCCCTTCGAACCATCACCCGGGATCTGAACTGGCTCCGCGACGCCGGTCTGCCGGTGACCGCGCAACGGGGCCGCCTCGGAGGTGTGACCATGCTGCCCGGGTCCGGGCTCGACGTCACGCGACTCACGCCGGGGGAGCGTGATCATCTCTCGCTCGCCGGGCTGGACGAGAAGCAACGTGCGGAGCTCGACGCATCGGTCGAAAGCCGGCGCGCTCTCTCCAAGATCGCCGCCGCACAGCCACGTCGAGTGGATGAGCGCCTGCCGCTCACCGACGTAGTGCACGTGGACAGCCGCCCCTGGCTCCAGGCACGAACCTCCGGCACGACTCCGGCTTCGCTGATCGGAGCGGTGCGGCGAGGCCGTCGGCTACGGATCGAGTACGACAGCACACGCGAGTCGAGCCCACGCGACCTGGTCGTGGATCCCTACGGGCTGTTCGCCAAGGCCGGCATCTGGTACCTCGTCGCCGACTGTGCCCGAGTGCCACGGATGTACCGACTTGAACGGATCACCACGTGGAAGGAAGTCGACCAGCCGCGACGGATCCGCGAGAACCAGACCCTGGCCACCGTCGCTGCAGCGCTCGTTGACCAGTGGGAACACAACCATGCGATAGAGGTCAGCGCCACCATCGACCAGACCCAGATCGAGCGAGCGCGACGGATCCTCGGCCAACGACTCGTCCAAGACGACCATGAGGAACCCACCACCGGCCACAGGGTGAGGATCCGGTTCCAGCACCTGGAGGACGTGCGAGCACTATTGCCGTTCGGGAGCACCATCACTGTGCACGGCCCCGCCGAAGCCAGAGCTCGCCTCGGCGACCTCGCCACCGACCTCGCCCACCACTATGCGCCGTCACCAACGTCCTGA